A single genomic interval of Helianthus annuus cultivar XRQ/B chromosome 6, HanXRQr2.0-SUNRISE, whole genome shotgun sequence harbors:
- the LOC110864628 gene encoding FCS-Like Zinc finger 3-like, producing the protein MRPASLSYAGFEEPHFLEACHLCSKSLGHNSDIFMYRGNTPFCSQECRQEQIGIDEARERRCRRVSKKSTSEIKKSSTIQSETLLVA; encoded by the exons ATGAGGCCTGCCTCGCTATCTTACGCCGGGTTTGAAGAACCCCATTTTCTTGAAGCTTGTCATCTTTGCTCCAAATCACTGGGTCATAACAGTGACATCTTCATGTACAG AGGGAACACCCCATTTTGTAGCCAAGAATGCAGACAAGAACAGATTGGAATTGATGAGGCAAGAGAGAGGAGATGTAGAAGAGTTTCCAAGAAATCAACATCAGAAATCAAGAAATCTTCAACTATACAGTCTGAAACACTTCTTGTGGCTTGA